In Oryza sativa Japonica Group chromosome 3, ASM3414082v1, one DNA window encodes the following:
- the LOC4331886 gene encoding E3 ubiquitin-protein ligase Os03g0188200 precursor, which produces MAHRRIALAVLVTLLLSAFRPCLAQQSNDDTSKHHRSATAGGFTPTTVVVLVALITAFVLLTVFSVLINRCAQARAPPRRAFRSTASHQPVGGAAAASRASRGLDKEVVEAFPTAVYGDVKARMAAKSGPLECAVCLAEFADSDELRVLPACCHVFHPDCIDPWLAAAVTCPLCRANLTAPPVSLAAAESSDLTAPEEAVQEEESEELDEASLMATFTPESVIDFGATHDHEFDRAGYPHYRRTQSAMDAAPDRHTLRLPEHVMKELAADRRHRRAASLAGYPDSVERTPRWLTSLWRSVSWQRQSRADWDAGEEHGGSKRVHPVAGAQDETPSGSGSDGSKENSDSDALNRV; this is translated from the coding sequence ATGGCTCACCGCCGGATCGCGCTCGCCGTCCTCGTGACGCTGCTCTTGTCGGCGTTCCGCCCTTGCCTGGCGCAACAGAGCAACGACGACACGAGCAAACACCACCGGAGCGCCACGGCCGGCGGGTTCACGCCGACCACCGTCGTCGTGCTCGTGGCTCTCATCACCGCCTTCGTCCTCCTCACCGTGTTCTCCGTCCTCATCAACCGCTGCGCCCAGGCGCGCGCTCCCCCGCGCCGGGCGTTCCGCAGCACGGCGTCCCATCAgcccgtcggcggcgccgccgccgcgtcccgcGCCTCGCGTGGCCTCGACAAGGAGGTCGTGGAGGCGTTCCCCACGGCGGTCTACGGCGACGTGAAGGCGCGCATGGCGGCGAAGTCGGGGCCGCTCGAGTGCGCCGTGTGCCTCGCCGAGTTCGCGGACAGCGACGAGCTACGGGTGCTCCCGGCGTGCTGTCACGTGTTCCACCCGGACTGCATCGACCcctggctcgccgccgccgtcacgtgCCCGCTCTGCCGCGCCAACCTCACGGCGCCACCGgtgtcgctcgccgccgccgagagctCCGACCTgacggcgccggaggaggcggTGCAGGAGGAAGAGTCGGAGGAGCTCGACGAGGCGTCCCTGATGGCCACCTTCACGCCGGAATCCGTCATCGACTTCGGCGCGACGCACGACCATGAATTCGACAGAGCAGGGTACCCTCACTACCGGAGGACGCAGTCGGCCATGGACGCCGCGCCGGACCGGCACACGCTGAGGCTACCGGAGCACGTCATGaaggagctcgccgccgaccgCAGGCACCGGCGCGCCGCGAGCCTCGCCGGGTACCCGGACAGCGTGGAGAGGACGCCGAGGTGGCTGACGTCGCTCTGGCGATCGGTGTCGTGGCAGAGGCAGAGCCGGGCGGACTGGGACGCcggagaggagcacggcggcaGCAAAAGGGTTCACCCGGTCGCCGGAGCTCAGGACGAGACACCCAGCGGGTCCGGCTCCGATGGGAGCAAGGAGAACTCCGATTCTGACGCGTTAAACCGAGTTTGA
- the LOC4331884 gene encoding protein DETOXIFICATION 27: MGDGRGDEEECRVALLNGGGAAKEGWQVVSGGDGKLRRRVWEESRKLWVIVAPAIFSRVVTYSMNVITQAFAGHLGDLELAAISIANTVVVGFNFGLMLGMASALETLCGQAFGAKKYHMMGVYMQRSWIVLLACAVLLLPMYIYAEDVLLLTGQPPELSAMAGRVSVWFIPLHLSFAFLFPLQRFLQCQMKNFASAAASGVALCVHVAISWLLVSRFRFGLVGIALTLNFSWWATAAMLFAYVACGGCPETWNGLSLEAFAGCHAMVRTRQFVCLICSLENWYYRILILLTGNLKNAAIAVDALSICMTINAWELMIPLAFFAGTGVRVANELGAGNGKGARFATIVSSVTSLVIGLFFWVLIVGLHDKFALIFTSSDVVLDAVDNLSVLLAFTILLNSIQPVLSGVAVGSGWQSMVAYVNIGTYYLIGIPMGILLGWLFKLGVLGIWAGMIGGTAVQTLILAIITIRCDWDKEAMIASTRMDKWSQVR; the protein is encoded by the exons ATGGGTGACGGGCGAGGGGATGAGGAGGAGTGCAGGGTGGCGCTGCtgaatggcggcggcgcggcgaaggAGGGCTGGCAGGTGGtgtccggcggcgacggcaagctgaggaggagggtgTGGGAGGAGTCGAGGAAGCTGTGGGTCATCGTGGCGCCGGCCATCTTCAGCCGCGTCGTCACCTACAGCATGAACGTCATCACGCAGGCGTTCGCCGGCCACCTCGGCGACCTCGAGCTCGCCGCCATCTCCATCGCCaacaccgtcgtcgtcggcttcaacttcggCCTCATG CTTGGCATGGCGAGCGCGCTGGAGACGCTGTGCGGGCAGGCGTTCGGCGCGAAGAAGTACCACATGATGGGGGTGTACATGCAGCGTTCGTGGATCGTGCTGCTGGCGTGcgcggtgctgctgctgcccatGTACATCTACGCCGAGGACGTGCTGCTCCTGACGGGTCAGCCGCCGGAGCTGTCGGCGATGGCCGGCCGCGTCTCCGTCTGGTTCATCCCGCTGCACCTCTCCTTCGCCTTCCTCTTCCCGCTGCAGCGATTCCTGCAGTGCCAGATGAAGAACTTCGCCAGCGCCGCGGCGTCCGGCGTCGCGCTGTGCGTCCACGTCGCCATCAGCTGGCTCCTCGTCTCCCGCTTCCGGTTCGGCCTCGTCGGCATCGCGCTCACCCTCAACTTCTCGTGGtgggccaccgccgccatgctCTTCGCCTACGTCGCCTGCGGCGGATGCCCGGAGACGTGGAACGGCCTCTCCCTCGAGGCGTTCGCGGGGTGTCATGCTATGGTACGTACGCGAC AATTTGTGTGCTTAATTTGCAGCTTGGAGAACTGGTACTACAGAATCCTCATCTTGCTGACCGGTAACCTCAAGAACGCGGCTATTGCGGTCGACGCGCTCTCCATCTG CATGACGATCAATGCATGGGAGCTGATGATTCCCCTGGCATTCTTCGCTGGAACCGG GGTGCGGGTGGCGAACGAGCTGGGCGCCGGCAACGGGAAGGGCGCGAGGTTCGCGACGATCGTGTCGTCGGTGACGTCGCTGGTGATCGGGCTCTTCTTCTGGGTGCTCATCGTGGGCCTCCACGACAAGTTCGCGCTCATCTTCACCTCCAGCGACGTCGTGCTCGACGCCGTCGACAACCTCTCCGTCCTCCTCGCCTTCACCATCCTCCTCAACAGCATCCAGCCCGTTCTCTCAG GTGTGGCTGTTGGGTCTGGGTGGCAATCCATGGTGGCCTACGTCAACATTGGCACCTACTACCTCATCGGCATCCCCATGGGCATTCTCCTCGGATGGCTCTTCAAACTTGGCGTCCTG GGAATTTGGGCGGGTATGATCGGCGGAACCGCAGTGCAGACGCTAATTCTGGCCATCATAACCATCCGCTGTGACTGGGACAAGGAG GCCATGATCGCAAGCACACGCATGGACAAGTGGTCGCAAGTCCGGTGA